In one Mucilaginibacter ginsenosidivorax genomic region, the following are encoded:
- a CDS encoding glycoside hydrolase family 88 protein — protein MKKIILSGILISFCAVLFAQKRTPVESMRKLVTGDLVFSVKQYKSLMNILPTGKMPKTYDAATNKLVTSDADWWCSGFYPGTLWYLYEYSADTVLKREAEQRMAIIKQEAFNSGNHDLGFKIFCSFGNAYRLTGQEEYKQLVQTAAKSLATRYRPSIKSIQSWDSSAMYKCPVIIDNLMNLELLEWSSKNGGDKQFDDIAVNHANTTLKNHFRPDYSSYHLIDYDLSTGKAMRKITRQGAADSSAWSRGQAWGLYGYTMMYRFTNDSRYLVQAKYIARFILTHPRLPADMIPYWDFDAPGIPNTYRDASAAAVMASAFLELSRYTGGQSKTLYIVAAEKIIRTLSSPLYRAKPGTNGGFLLKHSVGAIPFNAEVDVPLTYADYYFVEALIRYKKWYL, from the coding sequence ATGAAAAAAATTATACTATCCGGGATATTAATATCTTTTTGCGCTGTGCTGTTTGCACAAAAAAGAACACCCGTGGAATCGATGCGAAAGTTAGTGACCGGTGATTTGGTGTTTTCGGTAAAGCAATACAAATCGCTGATGAACATTTTACCAACGGGTAAAATGCCTAAAACTTATGATGCAGCAACAAACAAACTGGTTACCAGCGATGCAGATTGGTGGTGCAGCGGATTTTACCCGGGTACACTATGGTATTTATATGAATACTCGGCTGATACCGTGTTAAAAAGAGAAGCAGAGCAGCGGATGGCAATTATAAAACAGGAGGCTTTTAATTCGGGCAATCATGATCTTGGATTTAAAATATTTTGCAGTTTTGGTAATGCATACCGCTTAACAGGGCAGGAGGAGTATAAGCAGCTTGTACAAACGGCTGCAAAATCGTTAGCAACGCGGTACCGTCCTTCTATTAAGTCAATTCAATCCTGGGACTCTTCTGCAATGTACAAATGCCCGGTAATTATTGATAATTTAATGAACCTTGAATTGCTGGAGTGGAGTAGTAAAAACGGGGGTGACAAGCAATTTGACGATATTGCCGTAAACCATGCCAACACAACGTTAAAAAATCACTTTCGCCCCGATTATAGTTCCTATCATTTAATTGATTATGATTTATCAACAGGTAAGGCAATGCGTAAAATAACCAGGCAAGGCGCTGCCGACTCATCTGCATGGAGTAGGGGGCAGGCATGGGGTTTATATGGTTATACCATGATGTACCGGTTTACTAACGACAGCCGGTACCTGGTACAGGCAAAATATATTGCACGGTTTATATTAACCCATCCGCGCCTCCCGGCCGATATGATACCCTACTGGGATTTTGATGCACCTGGTATCCCTAACACCTATCGTGATGCTTCGGCGGCGGCAGTAATGGCATCAGCCTTTCTTGAATTAAGCAGGTATACCGGGGGCCAAAGCAAAACATTGTATATCGTTGCGGCAGAAAAGATAATTAGAACACTTTCCTCGCCCCTATACCGGGCTAAGCCTGGCACAAACGGCGGTTTTTTGCTTAAGCATAGTGTTGGGGCTATACCTTTTAATGCCGAAGTTGATGTACCGTTAACCTATGCCGATTACTATTTTGTTGAGGCTTTAATAAGATATAAAAAATGGTACTTGTAA
- a CDS encoding RagB/SusD family nutrient uptake outer membrane protein: MKNFKLFTSNTRYRLVAALILLSSCKKLVEKPSSVIVPDNFYTTVTQVQSAYTASLNALWGHNVGYQAYMDDFNQDDQIVRGDLNIPENYGAELWAAHYNALLNINTAIKALKKGLPGVDKSQTDVLMGEGKFLRAYNYFMLVRIFGGVPLIVETTPDPVTTKLARASVQQVYDQIVSDFTDAIAKLPVTRSADMRGLPTRDAAKGLLAKAYLTMATYPLNVPANYAKAAEMAKEVIDSARYSLVPDIKDLFSVATQYGPEMMWSLNSNYQNLGPDPRIWSDMRGFGDICAEPTWEQAYPKQPRKDAFIETTLNGVLYYDLGDYWPGVKKFQYDSPADFAAGRSVINMPVIRFADVLLIFAEAENMSKGGPTQNAVDAINKVINRANGYVVNNQDPLATTSLTKEAFDTKVIQERNYELCFEIDRWFDLIRKHILKRESLPDVQINFSNDDYLWPIPTNDIQVDPLLTQNPGY, encoded by the coding sequence ATGAAAAATTTTAAATTATTTACCAGCAACACACGCTACCGGTTAGTAGCTGCCCTCATACTTTTATCATCGTGTAAAAAATTAGTAGAAAAGCCTTCAAGCGTTATCGTTCCTGATAATTTTTACACTACAGTAACCCAGGTACAGTCGGCCTATACCGCATCGTTAAACGCTTTATGGGGACATAATGTGGGCTACCAGGCCTATATGGATGATTTTAACCAGGACGATCAGATAGTAAGGGGGGATTTGAATATCCCCGAGAATTATGGAGCCGAATTATGGGCCGCCCACTATAATGCGCTGTTAAATATTAATACAGCAATTAAAGCATTAAAAAAAGGATTGCCGGGTGTAGACAAATCGCAGACGGATGTTTTAATGGGTGAGGGCAAATTTTTAAGGGCCTATAATTACTTTATGCTTGTCAGGATATTTGGCGGTGTACCGCTGATTGTTGAAACTACGCCCGACCCGGTTACTACTAAATTGGCACGCGCATCGGTTCAGCAGGTATATGACCAGATTGTGAGCGATTTTACCGATGCCATTGCCAAACTGCCGGTAACCCGTTCGGCCGATATGCGCGGGTTGCCAACCAGGGATGCCGCTAAAGGTTTATTGGCCAAAGCTTACCTTACAATGGCCACTTACCCGTTGAATGTGCCGGCTAACTATGCGAAAGCTGCAGAAATGGCCAAAGAGGTAATTGACAGCGCCCGTTATTCGCTGGTGCCTGATATTAAGGATTTGTTTAGTGTGGCAACCCAATATGGGCCCGAGATGATGTGGAGCCTGAATTCAAATTACCAAAACCTGGGCCCTGATCCACGTATATGGTCTGACATGAGGGGCTTTGGCGATATTTGCGCCGAGCCAACCTGGGAGCAAGCCTATCCAAAACAACCAAGGAAGGATGCCTTTATCGAGACAACATTAAATGGGGTGCTGTACTACGATCTGGGGGATTACTGGCCAGGAGTTAAAAAGTTTCAATATGACTCACCTGCCGATTTTGCCGCCGGCCGCTCTGTTATAAATATGCCCGTTATCCGTTTTGCCGATGTACTGCTGATTTTTGCTGAGGCCGAGAACATGTCAAAAGGTGGCCCCACACAAAACGCCGTTGATGCTATTAACAAGGTTATAAACCGTGCAAATGGTTACGTGGTGAATAACCAGGACCCTTTGGCCACAACCAGCCTAACGAAGGAAGCATTTGATACCAAGGTGATACAGGAAAGGAATTACGAACTATGTTTTGAAATAGACAGGTGGTTTGATTTGATAAGAAAGCATATACTTAAACGGGAAAGCCTGCCTGATGTACAAATTAATTTTAGCAACGACGATTACCTTTGGCCTATCCCCACAAATGATATCCAGGTAGATCCGTTGCTTACACAAAACCCTGGCTATTAA
- a CDS encoding SusC/RagA family TonB-linked outer membrane protein, with product MQHFTYPPLKKGILIWKVITSLLLVITPILLFAQTKPISGIVKDENGHNLAYATVTLKGGGQATQTDSSGRFSIAVAPGSVLIFSAVGYEKSQLTIGSKNQYVIVLNSLTGQLGEVMVVGYGTQKKSDLTGSVSRVKGEDLKLLPTQRVDQALQGRAPGVSIQNTDGSPGGNTVIRIRGSNSINGDNSALVVIDGLQGGNLNSLNPNDIASIEILKDASATAIYGSQGANGVILVTTKLGKPGKAIINYTFDGSIANLNNKPKLLNAADYAREINKVRLAQNGNGAQPQPIFSDTEIQAFQKNGGTDWVDQVYRTAYTQNHQVSVSGAGEKISYLLSGAYLNQQGILINSGYDRYSIRANFKGDITKWVGFGVNLSTSKEKSNSALFGGSINYPANPVIAAPRFSPTIPVYDASGNYSAAALRYANPTLWNPVASAREPIINNGVIRNNINAYLEFKLLEGLTLKVTGGAILTNVNNYSFYNNKTFSGFLLNGSGNIFTDNNSYFQNSNILTYDKTIHKSHFTITAVAEQKYTKDLNSTINANDFAVQQTGIFDVGGAKTLTTASNTYERVINSYLGRVNYIFDNKYLLTASVRADGSSVFGNDNKWGYFPSGSIAWKASEEQFIKKLNIFSDLKFRVSYGVTGNQAINPYQTLAHITSGYNYPYFGTDVNNLGYSITSTANPKLKWEKTAQTDAGVDVAILNRRLELTFDYYNKLTTDLLLPRVLPTYSGLSTILDNVGSIRNRGIEFGISGDPFVGKFSWNTGVTFSANRATVVDLGGIDRIAFASGGTGGQGVGSSFMYLVKGQPYGQMIGYGYKGVWKTSEAAAAAKYGQLPGDPHYDDVNNDGVINANDEKVIGNSMPKFIFGWTNKFSYAHFDLNFLVQGAHGNSIFDISRIALESPGGTSADLLNRWSPGNENSSIPAIIDQATRASAGLVNKVKIPGASANRNSRWVEDGSYVRLKNITLGYNLPAGIAQRIHVSNLRIYVSGTNLITITKYKGSDPEVSSYTGNDAQFGSDFGTYPQSKIYNIGLNVSL from the coding sequence ATGCAACACTTTACTTATCCTCCATTAAAAAAAGGCATTTTGATATGGAAAGTTATAACAAGCCTACTGCTTGTCATAACCCCTATCCTGCTCTTTGCCCAAACGAAACCGATCTCGGGCATTGTAAAAGACGAAAACGGCCATAATTTGGCATACGCCACGGTAACATTGAAAGGTGGCGGCCAGGCAACCCAGACAGATTCGTCAGGCAGGTTTTCAATAGCTGTGGCGCCCGGTTCTGTGCTTATTTTTTCGGCTGTTGGCTATGAAAAAAGCCAGCTTACCATCGGTTCAAAAAACCAATACGTGATTGTGCTTAACTCGTTAACGGGCCAGCTGGGCGAAGTGATGGTAGTTGGCTATGGCACCCAGAAAAAGAGCGACCTTACCGGATCGGTAAGCCGGGTAAAAGGCGAAGACCTTAAACTGTTGCCGACACAGCGGGTTGACCAGGCTTTGCAGGGCCGCGCGCCCGGTGTATCTATACAAAATACGGATGGCTCTCCGGGCGGCAACACAGTGATCCGTATCAGGGGATCAAACTCTATAAATGGAGATAACAGTGCATTGGTTGTGATAGATGGATTACAGGGAGGAAACCTTAACTCATTAAATCCTAATGATATTGCTTCTATCGAAATCCTGAAGGATGCCTCGGCTACAGCCATATATGGGTCGCAGGGCGCCAATGGTGTTATATTGGTAACCACCAAACTGGGCAAACCCGGCAAGGCAATTATTAATTACACTTTTGACGGTAGCATTGCCAACCTTAATAACAAACCCAAGCTGTTAAACGCGGCCGATTATGCAAGGGAAATAAATAAAGTGCGTTTGGCGCAAAATGGTAATGGAGCACAACCCCAGCCAATTTTTTCGGACACAGAAATCCAGGCATTCCAAAAAAATGGCGGAACCGACTGGGTCGACCAGGTGTACAGAACAGCATATACCCAAAATCACCAGGTATCTGTTAGCGGCGCCGGCGAGAAGATCAGTTACTTATTATCGGGCGCTTATTTAAACCAGCAGGGTATCCTCATCAACTCTGGTTATGACCGCTATTCCATCCGGGCAAACTTTAAAGGCGATATTACTAAATGGGTTGGTTTCGGGGTGAATTTATCTACATCCAAAGAAAAATCAAATTCGGCCCTGTTCGGAGGCAGTATTAATTACCCGGCCAATCCTGTAATTGCAGCGCCAAGGTTTTCGCCTACCATACCTGTATATGATGCCAGCGGCAACTATAGCGCGGCTGCTTTGCGGTATGCCAATCCAACGCTTTGGAACCCCGTTGCCAGCGCCAGAGAGCCTATCATTAACAACGGCGTTATACGCAATAATATTAATGCCTACCTTGAATTTAAGCTGTTGGAAGGTTTAACGCTTAAAGTTACCGGCGGTGCCATACTAACCAATGTAAACAACTACAGCTTTTACAATAACAAAACATTCAGCGGCTTCTTGCTGAACGGAAGCGGTAATATTTTTACTGATAATAACAGCTATTTCCAAAACTCCAATATACTTACCTATGATAAAACCATACACAAAAGCCACTTTACTATTACTGCTGTAGCCGAACAAAAATATACCAAAGACCTTAACTCCACTATTAATGCCAACGACTTTGCCGTACAGCAAACCGGTATTTTTGATGTGGGCGGTGCAAAAACGTTAACTACTGCCTCAAATACTTATGAAAGGGTTATTAACTCATACCTTGGCAGGGTAAATTATATTTTTGATAATAAGTATCTCTTAACCGCCAGTGTAAGGGCCGATGGTTCATCTGTTTTTGGAAACGATAATAAATGGGGATACTTCCCCTCGGGGTCAATCGCCTGGAAAGCATCCGAAGAGCAGTTTATCAAAAAACTCAATATTTTTTCTGACCTCAAATTCAGGGTTAGTTATGGCGTAACAGGTAACCAGGCCATAAACCCTTATCAAACGTTGGCACACATTACATCGGGCTATAATTACCCTTACTTTGGTACCGATGTAAACAACCTGGGGTATTCCATTACTTCAACCGCTAACCCGAAACTTAAATGGGAAAAAACAGCCCAAACCGATGCCGGTGTGGATGTGGCCATATTAAACCGGAGGCTGGAGCTTACTTTTGATTACTATAACAAGCTCACAACAGACCTGTTGCTGCCAAGAGTCCTGCCAACTTATTCAGGACTATCTACCATCCTGGATAACGTGGGCTCTATCCGCAACCGCGGTATTGAATTTGGAATTTCGGGCGACCCATTTGTAGGAAAGTTCTCCTGGAATACAGGCGTTACATTCTCGGCCAACCGGGCTACCGTAGTAGATCTTGGAGGTATTGACCGCATTGCCTTTGCGTCGGGCGGCACAGGGGGGCAGGGAGTTGGCAGCTCATTTATGTACCTGGTAAAGGGACAGCCATACGGCCAAATGATTGGCTACGGATATAAAGGCGTATGGAAAACAAGTGAAGCGGCAGCGGCAGCCAAATATGGCCAATTGCCCGGCGATCCGCACTACGACGATGTAAACAACGATGGTGTTATCAATGCCAACGACGAAAAAGTAATAGGCAACTCGATGCCGAAATTTATTTTTGGGTGGACTAACAAGTTCAGCTATGCCCATTTCGATTTGAATTTCCTGGTACAGGGAGCGCATGGCAACAGTATTTTTGACATATCAAGAATCGCGCTCGAATCGCCCGGCGGCACCAGTGCCGATTTGTTAAACAGGTGGTCGCCAGGCAACGAGAATTCGTCTATCCCCGCCATTATTGATCAGGCAACAAGGGCCAGCGCAGGTTTGGTAAACAAGGTAAAAATACCGGGAGCATCGGCCAACAGAAACTCACGTTGGGTTGAGGATGGCTCATATGTGCGCTTAAAAAACATCACGCTGGGTTATAATTTGCCCGCAGGCATAGCACAACGCATTCATGTAAGCAACCTGCGGATATATGTAAGTGGTACCAACTTAATAACCATTACAAAATATAAAGGCAGCGATCCGGAAGTGAGTTCATACACAGGAAACGATGCCCAGTTTGGGTCGGACTTTGGCACCTACCCACAATCTAAAATATACAACATTGGATTAAATGTTTCATTATAA
- a CDS encoding glycoside hydrolase family 20 zincin-like fold domain-containing protein, translating to MLKKVKHARYIMILTMFVWLCSVCVAKGTGTFDRYFKLLPRPQNVQALNGEGLLFTDLHSICLNNVDANLVIPGLLNTLPHSSIKTKGSLLLILKKDLALPSDEGYILLVKSKKVVIEATSNSGLFYGMQTLNQLLEDARDQNVPIPACRITDYPAIPVRAVHIDLKNHLDAGNYYYRTIDRLAAIKVNNIIFEFEDKLRYKKAKDVGAADAISIGEFAALSKYAKDRFIEISPLVQGLGHASFILKHDVYKDLRDNPASDWSFDPLNPKTYDLQFSMYEDAIAATPYGKYLHVGGDEVGSLGKSELSKASGKSPLELQMYWLKKVTDFAVEHHRIPIFWDDMVFKLGNLYQTTWDSTLSKKEVDELWEKNKNTLDKNIPLFPRNCIYMRWNYEAPAAAGNILALDWYKAHNLDVMAATSAQMSYAMLQRNQSNFQSIKDFCRLTAHKQLKGILCTVWDDSSPHFETTWRGLHDFAWFSWNDKDYSEKVVHATFRHRFYSPKLAGERYEFEDILERAVSVWDTAFIVNGDRENYHQSFKLVDMPNKSKSGQWTALYKGRLKQAEKAVSMYDTVKNRIAEAMVLALRNRYTLEVFGQINELQAYSSKLLILLKQYDDARSLADKNLVLHRIDDYESQFPVIRSRLEKVFSVTRIMARPAGYKLDSNLHAHLASSTYNTDWMYWYELAMNRKVSEWVKSNHVEQ from the coding sequence ATGCTCAAAAAAGTAAAACATGCCCGCTACATCATGATATTGACCATGTTTGTATGGTTGTGTTCCGTATGCGTAGCGAAAGGTACCGGCACGTTCGACCGTTACTTTAAGCTTCTGCCGCGGCCTCAAAATGTTCAGGCGTTAAACGGCGAAGGGCTGTTATTTACAGATTTACATAGCATTTGTTTGAATAATGTTGATGCGAACCTGGTTATCCCGGGTTTGCTAAACACACTTCCACACTCAAGTATTAAAACAAAGGGTTCTCTTTTGCTGATACTTAAAAAAGACCTGGCGCTGCCATCAGATGAAGGCTATATTCTTTTGGTAAAAAGCAAAAAGGTTGTTATTGAAGCAACAAGCAACAGCGGGTTATTTTACGGCATGCAGACGCTGAATCAATTGTTGGAGGATGCACGCGATCAAAATGTGCCGATTCCGGCCTGCAGGATAACAGACTATCCGGCTATCCCGGTAAGGGCTGTGCATATCGACCTGAAAAATCACCTTGATGCAGGCAATTACTATTACCGAACTATCGACCGTTTAGCTGCAATCAAAGTAAACAATATCATTTTTGAATTTGAAGATAAGCTGCGGTACAAAAAGGCAAAAGATGTGGGCGCGGCTGATGCAATATCCATAGGCGAATTTGCTGCACTAAGCAAATATGCAAAAGATCGTTTTATCGAAATAAGCCCTCTTGTTCAGGGGCTGGGGCATGCATCTTTTATTTTAAAACACGATGTTTATAAAGATTTGCGCGATAACCCCGCATCGGATTGGTCATTTGATCCACTTAACCCAAAAACCTACGACCTGCAATTTTCGATGTACGAAGATGCCATAGCAGCTACACCCTATGGAAAATACCTGCACGTAGGCGGAGACGAGGTTGGATCCTTAGGCAAATCGGAGCTATCCAAGGCTTCGGGCAAAAGCCCCCTGGAGTTGCAGATGTACTGGCTCAAAAAAGTTACCGATTTTGCTGTTGAACATCACCGCATCCCAATTTTCTGGGACGATATGGTTTTTAAATTGGGCAATTTATACCAAACAACCTGGGATTCAACCTTAAGTAAAAAGGAGGTTGATGAGCTTTGGGAAAAAAACAAGAACACGCTGGACAAAAACATCCCCCTGTTCCCCCGAAACTGCATTTACATGCGCTGGAATTATGAGGCACCGGCGGCGGCCGGTAATATATTGGCGCTTGATTGGTATAAAGCGCACAACCTGGATGTAATGGCGGCCACATCGGCACAAATGTCTTATGCCATGCTGCAGCGTAATCAATCAAACTTTCAGTCAATTAAAGATTTTTGCCGGCTTACTGCCCATAAACAATTAAAAGGGATACTATGCACTGTTTGGGACGATAGTTCGCCCCACTTCGAGACCACCTGGCGCGGCCTTCATGACTTTGCATGGTTTAGCTGGAATGATAAAGATTATAGCGAAAAAGTTGTTCATGCCACGTTCAGGCACCGGTTTTATTCGCCCAAATTGGCGGGAGAACGGTACGAGTTCGAGGATATTTTAGAAAGAGCAGTAAGTGTTTGGGATACAGCCTTTATAGTTAATGGCGACAGGGAAAATTATCATCAATCGTTTAAGCTGGTAGATATGCCAAACAAATCCAAAAGCGGGCAATGGACCGCGTTGTATAAAGGCCGGTTAAAACAGGCCGAAAAAGCGGTTTCCATGTACGATACCGTAAAAAACCGGATAGCAGAAGCCATGGTACTCGCGCTAAGAAACAGGTACACCCTGGAAGTATTTGGGCAAATAAATGAGCTACAGGCCTATTCGTCAAAACTACTGATCCTGCTTAAGCAATACGACGATGCCCGTTCATTAGCTGATAAAAACCTGGTATTGCACAGGATTGATGATTATGAAAGTCAATTTCCGGTGATACGCTCTCGGCTGGAAAAAGTGTTTTCGGTAACCCGCATCATGGCCAGGCCTGCCGGCTACAAATTAGACTCAAACCTGCACGCCCATTTGGCAAGCAGCACCTATAATACCGATTGGATGTATTGGTACGAACTGGCCATGAACAGGAAGGTGTCGGAGTGGGTTAAGTCCAATCATGTTGAACAATAA
- a CDS encoding glucosamine-6-phosphate deaminase, with protein MRIYIEKNAQDLGAIAGDAAAQHIREAIAGQGTANIILATGTSQFETLKRLIKAPGIAWDKVVMFHLDEYINIPISHKASFRKYLTELFLDKLPPLKAAHLINGEADPTAECERLNKLIDKHPIDVALIGIGENCHLAFNDPPADFDTTAPYIIIDKLDEDCKQQQMNEGWFASLDEVPARAISMSVQQIMKSKHIICSVPDLRKAKAVKNCLEQPISNLYPASILSSHQSCDLFLETLSASLLSNDASHYKMTANYEG; from the coding sequence ATGAGAATTTATATCGAGAAAAATGCACAAGATTTAGGCGCTATTGCCGGCGATGCAGCTGCACAACACATTCGCGAAGCAATAGCAGGGCAGGGCACCGCCAACATCATCCTGGCAACAGGCACAAGTCAATTCGAAACGTTAAAACGGTTGATTAAGGCGCCCGGAATAGCATGGGACAAGGTGGTTATGTTTCATTTAGATGAATATATTAATATCCCTATATCGCATAAAGCAAGCTTTCGGAAATACCTGACAGAGTTGTTCCTTGACAAATTACCGCCATTGAAAGCAGCACACCTGATTAACGGCGAAGCAGACCCAACAGCAGAATGCGAGCGCCTGAACAAGCTTATTGATAAGCATCCGATAGACGTTGCCTTAATTGGTATTGGCGAAAATTGCCATTTAGCATTCAATGATCCTCCTGCTGATTTTGACACCACTGCCCCTTATATCATTATTGATAAATTAGATGAGGATTGTAAACAACAACAAATGAATGAAGGCTGGTTCGCTTCGCTGGATGAAGTTCCTGCACGGGCTATTAGTATGTCGGTTCAGCAAATCATGAAATCCAAACATATTATTTGTTCTGTTCCGGATTTGCGAAAAGCAAAAGCAGTTAAGAATTGCCTGGAACAGCCAATAAGCAATTTGTATCCGGCCAGTATTTTATCGTCGCACCAAAGTTGCGACTTGTTCCTGGAGACGCTGTCGGCCTCATTGCTGTCAAACGATGCCTCTCATTACAAAATGACTGCAAATTATGAAGGCTGA
- a CDS encoding Gfo/Idh/MocA family protein has protein sequence MKNNRRDFIKYTGIAASALVGAALPLLAVADDANSKPFNTIKGSQRFNMHGYAAPKIDKVRIGYIGLGSRGSEAVPRILNIEGVEVRALCDTKPKQVQLAKESLKGTPNNPALYSGNDYEWKKLCERSDIDLVYICTPWNWHAQMAVYAMEHGKHVAVEVPAAQTIDECWQMVETSEKTKLHCVMLENECYDFFELLTLNMARQGFFGEVLHGEGAYIHSIGRSLFDPIQRPGLWRLEENAHRNGNLYPTHGLGPICQIMNINCGDKMDFLTSVSTNDFTLHDIAVELAAKDAMYSKYVDKHFRGNMNTSTIRTAKGRTIMLQHDTSSPRPKSSRYLISGTKATIQCDAGPAKISTSHDGWVSPEVFAEIEAKYTLPFIAKVGELAKKVGGHGGMDFLTDWRLIDCLRNGLPVDHDVYDAALWSSIAPLSEWSVANGSKPIEVPDFTRGAWQNNTPFNIS, from the coding sequence ATGAAAAATAACCGGAGAGATTTTATAAAGTATACCGGCATTGCTGCCTCGGCACTGGTGGGTGCAGCATTGCCGCTACTTGCAGTTGCCGATGATGCCAACAGCAAACCGTTTAACACGATTAAGGGCAGCCAGCGTTTTAATATGCATGGTTATGCTGCCCCAAAAATCGATAAAGTAAGGATCGGGTATATCGGGTTAGGAAGCAGGGGATCAGAAGCTGTTCCGCGTATCCTTAATATCGAAGGAGTAGAGGTGAGGGCCTTGTGCGACACTAAACCAAAGCAGGTGCAGTTAGCAAAGGAAAGCCTTAAGGGAACGCCAAACAACCCGGCCTTATATTCGGGCAATGACTACGAATGGAAAAAGTTATGCGAACGCAGCGATATTGACTTGGTTTACATTTGCACCCCGTGGAACTGGCATGCGCAAATGGCCGTTTACGCAATGGAGCATGGCAAGCACGTTGCCGTAGAAGTGCCGGCCGCGCAAACTATCGATGAATGCTGGCAAATGGTAGAAACCTCAGAAAAAACCAAGTTGCATTGCGTAATGCTGGAAAACGAATGCTACGATTTTTTTGAATTGCTGACACTTAATATGGCACGCCAGGGCTTTTTTGGCGAAGTACTTCATGGAGAAGGCGCTTATATTCACAGCATCGGCAGATCGCTTTTCGACCCGATACAACGGCCGGGTTTATGGCGGCTTGAAGAAAACGCCCATCGCAATGGCAACCTTTATCCAACACATGGGTTGGGGCCAATTTGCCAGATTATGAATATCAATTGCGGCGATAAAATGGATTTTTTAACCTCAGTAAGTACCAATGATTTCACTTTACATGATATAGCCGTAGAACTGGCTGCCAAAGATGCTATGTATTCCAAGTACGTCGACAAGCATTTTAGGGGTAATATGAATACATCCACCATACGCACTGCAAAAGGAAGGACTATTATGCTACAGCATGATACTTCTTCGCCCCGGCCTAAATCATCCAGGTATCTTATTAGTGGTACAAAAGCCACTATTCAGTGCGATGCCGGGCCTGCCAAAATTTCTACCAGTCATGATGGCTGGGTATCGCCGGAGGTTTTTGCAGAAATAGAGGCAAAATACACGCTTCCATTTATTGCAAAAGTTGGCGAACTGGCCAAAAAAGTTGGCGGACACGGAGGTATGGATTTTTTAACAGACTGGCGGTTAATTGATTGTTTACGTAACGGTCTTCCGGTAGATCATGATGTTTACGATGCTGCCCTTTGGAGTTCGATAGCGCCTTTGAGCGAGTGGTCTGTAGCCAATGGCTCGAAACCAATAGAAGTTCCGGATTTTACACGCGGGGCATGGCAAAATAATACACCTTTCAACATTTCGTAA